From Bosea sp. NBC_00550, the proteins below share one genomic window:
- a CDS encoding transporter substrate-binding domain-containing protein, translated as MRSLFAGLAALAVAAFGAAEAKADKLQDILSKGVVRIGVPLDAPPFGAQDADRKPIGFDIEMAEMVAKGLGVKLEMQQITGANRIPFLLTDKVDIVISVMGLTPERAKQIQFTAPYANTFLAVYGAKNSTVSSPETIGSARVAAAKGTTQELAISASAPKASLMRTEDDATAAAAYITGQADLLATNSIVAQALAKQNPNKEFERKFVIRRSPAHMGVQMDQHNLVRWLDGFIFFNAMNGELDRLHRKYLDIPMDPLPTL; from the coding sequence ATGCGTTCACTGTTCGCAGGTTTAGCCGCCCTGGCCGTCGCCGCCTTCGGCGCCGCCGAGGCCAAGGCCGACAAGCTCCAGGACATCCTGTCCAAGGGCGTCGTGCGCATCGGCGTGCCGCTCGACGCGCCGCCCTTCGGCGCCCAGGATGCGGACCGCAAGCCGATCGGCTTCGACATCGAGATGGCGGAGATGGTTGCCAAGGGTCTCGGCGTGAAGCTCGAGATGCAGCAGATCACCGGCGCCAACCGCATCCCGTTCCTGCTGACCGACAAGGTCGACATCGTCATCTCGGTGATGGGCCTGACCCCGGAGCGCGCCAAGCAGATCCAGTTCACCGCGCCCTACGCGAACACCTTCCTGGCGGTCTACGGCGCCAAGAATTCGACGGTGAGCAGCCCGGAGACGATCGGCTCCGCCCGCGTCGCCGCCGCCAAGGGCACGACGCAGGAGCTCGCCATCTCGGCCTCCGCGCCGAAGGCCAGCCTGATGCGCACCGAGGACGATGCCACGGCCGCTGCCGCCTACATCACCGGTCAGGCCGATCTGCTCGCCACCAACTCGATCGTGGCGCAGGCGCTCGCCAAGCAGAACCCGAACAAGGAGTTCGAGCGCAAATTCGTCATCCGCCGCAGCCCGGCCCATATGGGCGTGCAGATGGACCAGCATAACCTGGTGCGCTGGCTCGACGGCTTCATCTTCTTCAACGCGATGAACGGCGAGCTCGACCGGCTCCACCGGAAGTATCTGGACATTCCGATGGACCCGCTGCCGACGCTGTAG
- a CDS encoding IclR family transcriptional regulator — MSDLPDSESGDKSTYAAPALEKGLDILELLAEAGEPLSTREIAERLARSKSEIFRMVFVLQQRGYLAREAGTDRLALSRRLFDLGIRTPGGRQLTSIVLPLMERFSEESGLAAHLVVLSRAQTVVLATTSGHLDASVIVRPGYGRPALDANSGLLILAFQSEVRRRQLMKEASEADRDRLESEDMLRTFAEIRASGHRVAPSRDIMAVTDIACPVIGPGGHAEAAILVPCLQRHGIATDEQAILLALEASCREAGSQLSL; from the coding sequence ATGAGCGACCTGCCGGACTCGGAGAGCGGAGATAAAAGCACCTACGCGGCTCCCGCCCTGGAGAAAGGGCTCGACATCCTCGAGCTCCTCGCCGAGGCCGGCGAGCCCTTGTCGACGCGCGAGATCGCGGAGCGCCTGGCACGCTCGAAGAGCGAGATCTTCCGCATGGTCTTCGTGCTGCAGCAGCGCGGCTATCTTGCCCGCGAGGCCGGAACCGACCGCCTCGCCCTGTCGCGGCGGCTGTTCGACCTCGGCATCCGCACGCCGGGCGGGCGCCAGCTCACGTCGATCGTGCTGCCGCTGATGGAGCGCTTCAGCGAGGAAAGCGGACTGGCCGCGCATCTGGTCGTGCTGAGCCGGGCGCAGACCGTTGTGCTCGCGACCACCTCCGGCCATCTCGACGCCAGCGTGATCGTGCGGCCGGGCTATGGGCGGCCGGCGCTCGATGCCAATTCCGGCCTGCTCATCCTCGCCTTCCAGAGCGAGGTGCGGCGCCGGCAATTGATGAAGGAGGCCTCCGAGGCCGACCGGGACAGGCTGGAGAGCGAGGACATGCTCCGCACCTTCGCCGAGATCCGCGCCAGCGGCCATCGCGTCGCGCCCAGCCGCGACATCATGGCGGTGACCGACATCGCCTGCCCGGTGATCGGGCCGGGCGGCCATGCCGAAGCGGCGATCCTGGTGCCCTGCCTGCAGCGCCATGGCATCGCGACGGACGAGCAGGCGATCCTGCTGGCGCTGGAAGCCTCCTGCCGGGAGGCCGGTTCGCAGCTTTCGCTGTAG
- a CDS encoding urease accessory protein UreF, giving the protein MLTGMTMVITTTTTTITRTATTIIMTDPVALSRLMTWLSPAFPVGSFAYSHGLERAIHDGLISDRLSLTGWLEALLDRGSGWNDAVLLAEAWRCTAAGDGIEEVAELAEAMAGSRERHMETTLQGGAFVDAMAAWGGERPTNGEGAITYPVAVGAAAARHQVKLEDALVAYLHAFASNLIQACVRLVPLGQRDGVGTLAALEAVILRTAQRPAGSTLDDLGSCTVLADIMSMNHETQYSRVFRS; this is encoded by the coding sequence ATGCTCACGGGCATGACCATGGTCATCACCACGACCACGACCACGATCACGCGCACGGCCACCACCATCATCATGACTGATCCGGTCGCGCTCTCCCGATTGATGACCTGGTTGTCCCCGGCCTTCCCGGTCGGGTCTTTCGCCTATAGCCACGGCCTGGAGCGCGCGATCCATGACGGGCTGATCAGCGACAGGCTCAGCCTGACCGGCTGGCTGGAAGCGCTGCTCGATCGTGGTTCCGGCTGGAACGATGCAGTGCTGCTGGCCGAGGCCTGGCGCTGCACCGCGGCCGGCGACGGCATCGAGGAGGTCGCCGAACTTGCCGAGGCCATGGCGGGCTCGCGCGAGCGGCATATGGAGACGACGTTGCAGGGCGGCGCCTTCGTCGATGCGATGGCGGCCTGGGGCGGCGAGCGGCCGACGAATGGGGAGGGGGCGATCACCTATCCGGTCGCGGTCGGTGCGGCTGCCGCGCGCCATCAGGTCAAGCTTGAGGATGCGCTGGTCGCTTACCTCCACGCCTTCGCCTCGAACCTCATCCAGGCCTGCGTCAGGCTGGTCCCGCTCGGGCAGCGCGACGGCGTCGGCACGCTCGCCGCGCTGGAGGCGGTCATCCTGCGCACCGCGCAGCGTCCAGCCGGCTCGACGCTCGACGATCTCGGCTCCTGCACGGTCCTCGCCGACATCATGTCGATGAACCACGAAACGCAGTATTCCAGGGTGTTCCGCTCGTGA
- a CDS encoding amino acid ABC transporter permease: MIREFGLIDVMYLIAAARWTFALTATAFIGASLIGIVLAIARILPVAPLRWLAAAYIHIVQGTPLLVWLFVIFFGLPLIGISVNPWLAAATAFSVYGSAFLGEIWRGALVSIARTQWEAGASLGLSLWEQLRHVIVPQSIRVAIPPTVGFLVQLIKNTSLAATIGFVELTREGQLTAAGTYKPFAVYITVAAIYFAMCFPLTQWSRSIERKLDVAR; this comes from the coding sequence ATGATCCGCGAATTCGGCCTCATCGACGTCATGTACCTGATAGCGGCGGCGCGCTGGACCTTCGCCCTGACCGCGACGGCCTTCATCGGCGCCTCGCTGATCGGCATCGTCCTCGCCATCGCGCGCATCCTGCCCGTCGCGCCGCTGCGCTGGCTCGCGGCGGCCTATATCCACATCGTCCAGGGCACGCCGCTGCTGGTCTGGCTCTTCGTCATATTCTTCGGCCTGCCGCTCATCGGCATCTCGGTCAATCCCTGGCTCGCCGCCGCGACCGCCTTTTCGGTCTATGGCAGCGCCTTCCTCGGCGAGATCTGGCGCGGCGCGCTGGTCTCGATCGCCAGGACGCAGTGGGAGGCCGGCGCCTCGCTCGGGCTCTCGCTCTGGGAACAGCTGCGCCACGTCATCGTGCCGCAATCGATCCGCGTCGCCATCCCGCCGACGGTCGGCTTCCTCGTGCAGCTCATCAAGAACACCTCGCTCGCCGCGACGATCGGCTTCGTCGAGCTGACGCGCGAAGGCCAGCTCACGGCCGCCGGCACCTACAAGCCCTTCGCGGTCTACATCACCGTCGCCGCGATCTATTTCGCGATGTGCTTCCCTCTCACGCAATGGAGCCGCTCGATCGAGCGGAAGCTCGATGTCGCTCGTTGA
- a CDS encoding amino acid ABC transporter permease, which produces MKYGLQFRDVFAAWESILDGVWITLLLSAAAMIGGLVIGIACAAARVYGPAWLRRAVGTYVEVIRNTPLLVQLFLIFFGLPSFGLRLDGFTAAIIALIVNLGAYTTEIVRAGLEAIPKAQVEAGHSLGLSGLQVFRYVVMFPALKAMFPALASQFVLLMLATSVVSQISVEDLFHAASIVQSRTFRDFEVYTVIGVLYLGLAFAFRGLFAGIYYWAFVRR; this is translated from the coding sequence ATGAAATACGGGCTGCAGTTCCGCGACGTCTTCGCCGCGTGGGAATCGATCCTCGACGGCGTCTGGATCACGCTTCTCCTGTCGGCGGCGGCGATGATCGGCGGCCTCGTCATCGGCATCGCCTGCGCGGCGGCCCGCGTCTATGGCCCGGCCTGGCTGCGTCGTGCCGTCGGAACCTATGTCGAGGTCATCCGCAACACGCCGCTGCTGGTGCAGCTCTTCCTGATCTTCTTCGGCCTGCCCAGCTTCGGCTTGCGGCTTGACGGCTTCACCGCCGCGATCATCGCGCTCATCGTCAATCTCGGCGCCTACACCACCGAGATCGTTCGTGCAGGGCTGGAGGCGATCCCGAAGGCACAGGTCGAGGCCGGCCATTCACTCGGCCTCTCCGGGTTGCAGGTCTTCCGCTATGTCGTGATGTTCCCGGCGCTGAAGGCGATGTTCCCGGCGCTCGCCAGCCAGTTCGTACTGCTGATGCTGGCGACCAGCGTCGTCTCGCAGATCTCGGTCGAAGATCTCTTCCACGCCGCCTCTATCGTGCAGTCGCGCACCTTCCGCGATTTCGAGGTCTACACCGTCATCGGCGTGCTCTATCTCGGGCTCGCCTTCGCCTTCCGCGGCCTGTTCGCAGGCATCTATTACTGGGCGTTCGTCAGGCGATGA
- a CDS encoding urease accessory protein UreE — protein MLRAISHSHGGGGEPAGTIRLDHAARHLRRKLVTTDQGEKIMVDLPEPVLFADGDRLVLDDGRTVAIAAAEEELYEVRPGGACPLRHLAWHLGNRHLPAQIDADRILIQRDHVIRAMLEGLGAAVGEVVARFQPVHGAYHAHGHDHGHHHDHDHDHAHGHHHHHD, from the coding sequence ATGCTCCGCGCCATTTCCCATAGCCACGGCGGTGGCGGCGAGCCCGCCGGCACGATCCGGCTCGACCATGCCGCGCGCCATCTGCGCCGCAAGCTCGTCACCACCGATCAGGGCGAGAAGATCATGGTCGATCTGCCGGAACCCGTGCTCTTCGCCGATGGCGACCGGCTCGTGCTGGATGATGGCCGCACGGTCGCGATCGCGGCGGCGGAGGAGGAGCTCTACGAGGTCAGGCCCGGCGGGGCCTGCCCGCTGCGCCATCTCGCCTGGCATCTCGGCAACCGCCATCTGCCGGCGCAGATCGACGCGGACCGCATCCTGATCCAGCGCGACCACGTCATCCGCGCCATGCTGGAAGGGCTCGGCGCTGCTGTCGGCGAGGTCGTCGCGCGCTTCCAGCCCGTGCACGGCGCCTATCATGCTCACGGGCATGACCATGGTCATCACCACGACCACGACCACGATCACGCGCACGGCCACCACCATCATCATGACTGA
- a CDS encoding amino acid ABC transporter ATP-binding protein, protein MSLVEIHGINKSYGAVQVLKDVTLDVAKGEIIAVIGRSGSGKSTMLRCINGLEPVQAGVIRVDGTQVNDPNTNLRKLRQEVGIVFQSFNLFPHLSVCDNITLAPRVVKKQAPQAAREVAREVLARVGLEDKLDAYPSQLSGGQQQRVAIARSLAMRPKLMLFDEVTSALDPELTGEVLKVLESVAQEGMTMILVTHEMGFARRFGSRVVFMHEGRIHEQGPAAAVLAEPKTPELQTFLSAVLH, encoded by the coding sequence ATGTCGCTCGTTGAAATCCACGGAATCAACAAGAGTTACGGCGCCGTTCAGGTGCTGAAGGATGTGACGCTCGACGTCGCCAAGGGCGAGATTATCGCCGTGATCGGCCGCTCGGGCTCGGGCAAGAGCACCATGCTCCGCTGCATCAACGGGCTGGAACCGGTGCAGGCCGGTGTGATCCGTGTCGACGGCACACAGGTCAACGATCCCAACACCAATCTGCGCAAGCTACGCCAGGAGGTCGGCATCGTCTTCCAGAGCTTCAACCTGTTCCCGCATCTCTCGGTTTGCGACAACATCACGCTGGCACCACGCGTCGTGAAGAAGCAGGCGCCGCAGGCCGCCCGCGAGGTGGCGCGCGAGGTGCTGGCGCGCGTCGGGCTGGAGGACAAGCTCGACGCCTATCCCTCCCAGCTCTCCGGCGGCCAGCAGCAGCGCGTCGCCATCGCCCGTTCGCTCGCCATGCGGCCGAAGCTGATGCTGTTCGACGAGGTCACCTCCGCGCTCGATCCGGAACTGACCGGCGAGGTGCTCAAGGTCCTCGAATCCGTCGCGCAGGAGGGCATGACCATGATCCTGGTGACCCACGAGATGGGCTTCGCCCGCCGCTTCGGCTCGCGCGTCGTCTTCATGCATGAGGGGCGCATCCACGAACAGGGACCGGCGGCCGCCGTGTTGGCCGAGCCGAAGACGCCGGAACTCCAGACCTTCCTCAGCGCTGTCCTGCACTGA
- a CDS encoding ribulose-bisphosphate carboxylase large subunit family protein yields MRPMTDNRFEATYLIETPLDPAEVAEVMAGEQSCGTFARVAGETDELRERARATVTRIEELESAAEPSLPNAWLTRKGVGGPWRRARVTISFPVDNVGANLATLAAVVAGNLYDLGEVTGLRLESISLPWSYRRRFPMPAQGIAGTRRLTEAAKGPLVGSIIKPNVGLSTAQTAELVASLCEAGLDFIKDDEISADPVHAPLAERIPAVMAAVRRHQDRTGKHVMVAFNITDETDAMRRHADLVAREGGSCVMASLNWCGFSAIETLRRSTDLVLHGHRNGYGAFSRHPLLGIGFQAYQVLWRLAGVDHMHVHGLQGKFAQEDEEVVTSARDCVTPLTDGADDRVMPAFSSGQWAGTAQPTWDAIGHDDLLFMAGGGILAHPGGPKAGVASIRQAWTAVAEGTPVTEAARAHPELQQALDTFGGKAG; encoded by the coding sequence ATGCGTCCGATGACCGACAACCGCTTCGAAGCCACCTACCTCATCGAGACCCCGCTCGACCCGGCAGAGGTCGCGGAGGTGATGGCGGGCGAGCAGTCCTGCGGCACCTTCGCCCGCGTCGCCGGCGAGACCGACGAGTTGCGCGAGCGGGCGCGCGCCACCGTCACGCGGATCGAGGAGCTGGAATCCGCGGCAGAGCCCAGCCTGCCCAATGCCTGGCTCACCCGCAAAGGCGTCGGCGGGCCGTGGCGGCGGGCACGCGTCACCATTTCCTTCCCGGTCGACAATGTCGGCGCCAATCTCGCGACATTGGCCGCCGTCGTAGCCGGCAACCTCTATGATCTCGGCGAGGTCACGGGGCTCCGGCTCGAAAGCATTTCGTTGCCCTGGTCGTACCGGCGGCGTTTCCCGATGCCGGCACAGGGCATCGCCGGCACGCGCCGGCTGACTGAAGCGGCGAAAGGCCCGCTCGTCGGCTCGATCATCAAGCCGAATGTTGGCCTGAGCACCGCGCAAACGGCCGAACTCGTCGCCAGCCTGTGCGAGGCCGGGCTCGACTTCATCAAGGACGACGAGATTTCCGCCGACCCGGTGCATGCGCCCCTTGCCGAGCGCATTCCCGCCGTGATGGCGGCGGTGCGCCGGCATCAGGACCGGACCGGCAAGCATGTCATGGTCGCCTTCAACATCACCGACGAGACCGATGCGATGCGCCGTCATGCCGACCTCGTCGCGCGCGAGGGCGGTTCCTGCGTGATGGCGAGTCTGAACTGGTGCGGCTTCTCCGCGATCGAAACCTTGCGCCGCTCGACCGACCTCGTTTTGCATGGACACCGCAACGGCTATGGCGCCTTCTCGCGCCATCCGCTGCTCGGCATCGGCTTCCAGGCCTATCAGGTGCTGTGGCGGTTGGCCGGTGTCGATCACATGCATGTCCACGGCCTGCAGGGTAAATTCGCGCAGGAGGACGAGGAGGTCGTGACCTCCGCCCGGGATTGCGTGACGCCACTGACCGATGGCGCCGACGACCGGGTGATGCCGGCCTTCTCCTCGGGCCAATGGGCGGGTACGGCGCAACCGACCTGGGATGCGATCGGCCATGACGACCTGCTGTTCATGGCCGGCGGCGGCATCCTCGCCCATCCCGGCGGGCCGAAGGCCGGCGTCGCCAGTATCCGGCAGGCCTGGACCGCCGTGGCGGAAGGCACGCCCGTCACGGAGGCGGCGCGCGCGCATCCGGAATTGCAGCAGGCGCTCGACACCTTCGGCGGCAAGGCAGGCTAG
- the ureG gene encoding urease accessory protein UreG, which produces MKSSNGPLRVGIGGPVGVGKTTLTEKLCKAMRDRYSVAVVTNDIFTKEDELILNRLQALPEERILGVETGGCPHTAIREDASINLAAIAEMRRRFPDLDVVFIESGGDNLAATFSPDLADLTLYVIDVAGGEKIPRKGGPGITRSDLLIINKIDLAPYVGANLDVMRSDTQKQRGERPFVFTDMNRRIGLDEIVGFIEENGGLAA; this is translated from the coding sequence GTGAAATCCTCCAATGGCCCGCTTCGCGTCGGCATCGGCGGCCCGGTCGGCGTCGGCAAGACGACGCTGACCGAGAAGCTCTGCAAGGCGATGCGTGATCGCTATTCCGTCGCGGTCGTCACCAACGACATCTTCACCAAGGAGGACGAGCTGATCCTCAACCGGCTGCAGGCTCTGCCGGAGGAGCGCATCCTCGGCGTCGAGACCGGCGGCTGCCCGCATACCGCGATCCGGGAGGACGCCTCGATCAACCTCGCGGCCATCGCCGAAATGCGCCGACGCTTTCCCGATCTCGACGTGGTCTTCATCGAATCCGGGGGCGACAACCTCGCCGCGACCTTCTCGCCCGATCTCGCCGACCTCACGCTCTACGTCATCGACGTTGCCGGCGGCGAGAAGATCCCGCGCAAAGGCGGGCCGGGCATCACCCGCTCGGACCTGCTGATCATCAACAAGATCGACCTCGCTCCCTATGTCGGCGCGAATCTCGATGTGATGCGCTCGGATACGCAGAAGCAGCGCGGCGAGCGGCCCTTCGTCTTCACCGACATGAACCGCCGCATCGGCCTCGACGAGATCGTCGGCTTCATCGAGGAGAATGGCGGGCTGGCGGCTTAG
- a CDS encoding threonine ammonia-lyase, whose translation MIALDDIRAARQRIAPHIRRTPTLPYAKTRGTDFGGDVTLKLELLQAAGSFKARGAMNRLLTLSKDELARGVVTASGGNHGLAIARSAHVLGVPATIFLPSNAAPDKIAKLRDWGADVHIVGDIWDDANAAALAHAAKTGATYAHPFSDPVVVAGQGTLGLDILDDMPDVDVVLVAIGGGGLITGLSTAVKALRPQTSIIGIEPVGSPTLHACLAAGRLVALDKLETRVATMSCRQTDQAIYEATARNVDEIVLVTDGEMEQAAKSLWFEFGIAADLSGAAALAALQSGRVALTAGTKVCALVCGAGTDGCLPG comes from the coding sequence ATGATCGCGCTCGACGACATCCGCGCCGCCCGCCAGCGGATCGCGCCGCATATCCGCCGCACCCCGACGCTGCCCTATGCCAAGACGCGCGGCACCGATTTCGGCGGCGACGTCACGCTGAAGCTTGAGCTGCTGCAGGCGGCCGGCTCCTTCAAGGCGCGCGGCGCGATGAACCGGCTGCTGACCCTGTCGAAGGACGAGCTGGCGCGCGGCGTCGTCACGGCCTCGGGCGGCAATCACGGCCTCGCCATCGCCCGCTCGGCCCATGTGCTCGGCGTGCCCGCGACCATCTTCCTGCCGTCCAATGCCGCGCCGGACAAGATCGCCAAGCTGCGCGACTGGGGCGCGGACGTCCATATCGTCGGCGACATCTGGGACGACGCCAATGCGGCCGCGCTCGCCCATGCCGCCAAGACCGGCGCGACCTATGCCCATCCCTTCAGCGATCCGGTCGTCGTGGCGGGGCAGGGTACGCTCGGCCTCGATATCCTCGACGACATGCCTGATGTCGACGTCGTCCTCGTCGCCATCGGCGGCGGCGGATTGATCACCGGCCTCTCGACGGCGGTGAAGGCGCTGCGGCCGCAGACCAGCATCATCGGCATCGAGCCGGTGGGATCGCCGACGCTGCATGCCTGCCTCGCCGCCGGCCGCCTCGTCGCGCTCGACAAGCTGGAGACCCGCGTCGCCACCATGTCCTGCCGCCAGACCGATCAGGCGATCTATGAAGCGACGGCCCGCAATGTCGACGAGATCGTGCTGGTGACCGATGGCGAGATGGAGCAGGCGGCGAAGTCGCTCTGGTTCGAATTCGGCATCGCGGCAGATTTGTCGGGCGCGGCGGCGCTGGCGGCGCTCCAGTCCGGGCGAGTCGCGCTCACCGCCGGAACGAAAGTCTGCGCGCTGGTCTGCGGCGCCGGCACCGATGGCTGCCTGCCGGGTTAG
- a CDS encoding succinylglutamate desuccinylase/aspartoacylase family protein, with product MTSSSRPKPAPRPSSAFLTVDLDREGKQAGFLMIPHSPHDDAWGVTRVPIAVIKNGTGPTVIMEGGNHGDEYEGPITICDLIRDLDPGRVQGRLILMPANNVHAVVAGQRTSPVDGLNFNRTFPGDPRGTITQQISAFVSDHILPIGDAFLDLHSGGSSLEIIPSAIVEPTDDPALHKRNVAAVQAFDAPMIVVISNLGEPRTATAAACRAGLVTVGTEMAGGGTVSLDALQVCRRGVSNVLDHLGVVVREKPEPKRGDGQILELPGISAYVYATADGIFEPFHANGTKVSAGEPAGRIHCTWDPTRPPETLHYAADGILYGRRQPGRVKPGNCCLIVAAPYRGTLS from the coding sequence ATGACCAGTTCCTCGCGCCCCAAGCCCGCCCCGCGCCCGTCCAGCGCCTTCCTCACCGTCGATCTCGACCGGGAGGGCAAGCAAGCCGGCTTCCTCATGATCCCGCATTCGCCGCATGACGATGCCTGGGGCGTGACGCGCGTGCCCATCGCCGTGATCAAGAACGGCACCGGCCCGACCGTGATCATGGAAGGCGGCAACCATGGCGACGAATATGAGGGGCCGATCACGATCTGCGACCTGATCCGCGATCTCGATCCCGGACGTGTCCAGGGCCGGCTCATCCTGATGCCGGCGAACAATGTCCATGCCGTCGTCGCCGGTCAGCGCACCTCGCCGGTCGACGGGCTGAACTTCAACCGCACGTTCCCGGGCGATCCGCGCGGCACCATCACCCAGCAGATCTCGGCCTTCGTCAGCGACCACATCCTGCCGATCGGCGACGCCTTCCTCGACCTGCATTCCGGCGGCTCCTCGCTGGAGATCATCCCGAGCGCCATCGTCGAGCCGACCGACGATCCCGCCCTGCACAAGCGCAATGTCGCAGCGGTGCAGGCCTTCGACGCGCCGATGATCGTCGTCATCAGCAATCTGGGCGAGCCGCGCACCGCGACTGCCGCCGCCTGCCGGGCCGGGCTCGTCACGGTCGGTACGGAGATGGCCGGCGGCGGTACGGTCTCGCTCGACGCGCTCCAGGTCTGCCGGCGCGGTGTGTCCAATGTGCTGGATCATCTCGGCGTCGTCGTCCGGGAGAAGCCCGAGCCGAAGCGCGGCGATGGCCAGATCCTCGAACTGCCCGGCATCTCGGCTTACGTCTATGCGACGGCGGACGGCATCTTCGAGCCGTTCCACGCCAACGGCACGAAGGTCAGCGCCGGCGAGCCGGCCGGCCGCATCCATTGCACCTGGGACCCGACCCGTCCGCCCGAGACGCTGCATTACGCCGCCGACGGCATCCTCTACGGCCGGCGCCAGCCGGGGCGGGTGAAGCCGGGCAATTGCTGCCTCATCGTCGCGGCGCCCTATCGCGGAACCCTGTCATGA
- a CDS encoding four-carbon acid sugar kinase family protein, producing MSATQTPLYGWYGDDFTGSTDTLATLAERGFRALLFLRQPNEAQLTAAGPLDAIGIAGASRAMAPKAITAELTEIGRFFAGLGVGLMHYKCCSTFDSAPDVGSIGAAVTALRPFFPNPLVPILGGQPNLGRFCLFGNLFAAGGDGTIHRIDRHPTMSRHPVTPMAEADLRRHLAAQGLEDIGLVDYRAYAHGSAALSHALSDGKPAILFDVATEADLAAIGGLLASSLGNGPMLAVGASSVARAFAAGHERELAVAPHPDAKRRGSGPALALVGSLSPVTRAQVEAARGYAMLPVDAGRLLSDESYAAELRAAALSKLAKRDVMLVTEQPAGAPTAAGAVAKATGALLSAIIAETDLGRLIVAGGDTSTMAIRSLPIWGLSYRGPCVPGAPLCRAHSNYPRLDGLEIVLKGGQMGPPGFFNDEARAEVG from the coding sequence GTGAGTGCAACGCAGACGCCTCTCTACGGCTGGTACGGCGACGATTTCACCGGCTCGACCGATACGCTGGCGACGCTGGCCGAGCGTGGTTTCCGCGCCCTGCTCTTCCTGCGGCAGCCGAATGAGGCGCAACTAACCGCTGCCGGCCCGCTCGATGCGATCGGCATCGCCGGGGCGAGCCGGGCCATGGCGCCGAAAGCGATCACGGCGGAACTGACGGAGATCGGGCGCTTCTTCGCCGGGCTCGGCGTCGGGCTGATGCATTACAAATGCTGTTCGACCTTCGACAGTGCGCCTGACGTCGGCAGCATCGGCGCGGCGGTTACGGCACTGAGGCCCTTCTTTCCGAACCCGCTGGTGCCGATTCTCGGGGGCCAGCCCAATCTCGGGCGCTTCTGTCTGTTCGGGAACCTGTTCGCGGCGGGCGGCGACGGCACGATCCACCGCATCGACCGGCACCCGACCATGAGCCGCCACCCGGTGACGCCGATGGCGGAAGCCGATCTGCGCCGGCACCTCGCCGCGCAGGGGCTCGAAGATATCGGCCTCGTCGATTACCGCGCTTATGCCCATGGCTCGGCCGCATTGTCCCATGCACTCTCGGACGGAAAGCCCGCCATTCTCTTCGACGTCGCGACCGAAGCCGATCTCGCGGCGATCGGTGGGTTGCTTGCGTCCTCGCTGGGGAATGGTCCGATGCTCGCTGTGGGAGCCAGCTCGGTCGCGCGCGCCTTCGCGGCTGGGCACGAGAGGGAGCTGGCTGTCGCACCTCATCCGGATGCGAAGCGTCGCGGGTCGGGCCCGGCCCTCGCCCTCGTCGGCAGCCTGTCGCCGGTGACGCGCGCGCAGGTCGAAGCCGCAAGAGGCTATGCGATGCTGCCCGTCGATGCCGGGCGGCTGCTATCGGACGAGAGCTATGCTGCGGAGTTGCGCGCAGCCGCCCTGTCAAAACTAGCTAAGCGCGATGTGATGTTGGTGACGGAACAGCCCGCGGGTGCTCCGACCGCAGCCGGCGCGGTTGCCAAAGCAACTGGGGCATTGCTCTCGGCAATCATCGCCGAGACCGATCTCGGCCGGCTCATCGTCGCGGGCGGCGATACCTCGACCATGGCGATCCGATCACTGCCGATATGGGGCTTGTCCTATCGCGGGCCGTGCGTTCCCGGCGCGCCGCTCTGCCGTGCTCATTCCAACTATCCGCGCCTCGATGGACTCGAGATCGTGCTGAAGGGTGGGCAGATGGGTCCGCCGGGCTTCTTCAACGACGAGGCACGCGCGGAAGTCGGCTGA